From one Lolium rigidum isolate FL_2022 chromosome 4, APGP_CSIRO_Lrig_0.1, whole genome shotgun sequence genomic stretch:
- the LOC124706938 gene encoding putative disease resistance protein RGA1: MAELGGMLAAAILKVVSDQIGSAIGGQITLQKNFDKDLRKMKMALESVEALLKVAERRSITDEPTLLWLKRLKDAMYAISDMIDDFEADTEPITQPSPRKFSFKKYLAIMIPCLLVGPKITMANKMETMREDLEVITDQHKKFRLWEDTNGNEPKVTDIRETTSIMETQVVGRTKAEEEILASLSENMQKEITILPICGIGGLGKSTLAKMVYNNSIFKEYSQVWVYVSQIFDLKKIGNSIISQLSMEVKESEYSTMQMIHNCLQKLLADKKILIVLDDLWEGDKSQLKSLIDMLQIGKGSNVVVIVTTRDDAIAENICTIQPYKLEPLTDEMCWSIIKQKSAFESRDDREQLEEIGKVIAMKCCGVALAAISLGHMMQSMKPSEWESLCFAYCAIFPKGHKIAKDDLILQWISLGFSTWELGEIYISQLLGLSFLEHSKSPSNIELYDEDITLLTMHDLVHDLARTAIDNEILVVSKGDNAQGSCYHYALLDDCSKPLVPELSKIRALRFMKCDKSIVHDAAFSSANSLRVLDLSECIIHKLPDSIGVLKQLRYLNAPGVQHTTIPDSITKLSKLIYLDIHGSPTIMELPESIGDTEGLVYLNLSGCSGLVKLPESFRRLQKLVHLDMSNCSCVGGISVLLGNLTQLQYLNLSHCQKIGEMPKALGALSKLEYLNLSFSSYLESCQEAEVLSTLNKLEYLNLSSLEKCDLRKIPEALGTFIQLKYLSLSGCGRMSELPRSFQSLKNLVHLDLSGCRSIDCLDEALAGLSNLQHLNLHGTSIMLLPKNVTKLRYLNVGSSAISLPHFRVQPGDGHSSSNLVLLQHIDPVVLKLTGLENVKSVEEAQRINLMGKKNLKYLKLEWTPDAERFVDHKILMENLVPPSTLMKLEICGYSGVSFPAWLALDQLPNLVHLDLTGMVNLKEWTTSHSSGEDHVVKLLEIHDCPLLRIKPLPPKAKRWRISNSDKVLSSWEECSGPHTNATSSFSPVTTDLSVENSKVPLHQWSLLQHFPDLTDLHIKSSVDLTGSPEVIQHLSSLKTLTLEDEYLEELPKWLNENKWQLKRLSLWGCSNMASLPHWLGELTSLEQLFLIKCPVLCSLPESIQQLTHLKKLTISGCPELNHLGERVCLLPSSVVDLHIYLCKGIKCLPEGMEQLTNLQKLEIANCPDLKQWCELEENMMKLAHIKEKLIY, translated from the exons atggcggagctcGGCGGCATGCTTGCCGCTGCCATCCTCAAGGTGGTGAGCGACCAGATTGGTTCTGCCATCGGTGGTCAGATCACCCTGCAGAAGAACTTCGACAAGGATCTGAGGAAGATGAAAATGGCTCTGGAATCTGTCGAGGCCTTGCTCAAGGTTGCCGAGAGGCGGTCCATCACTGATGAACCGACGCTTCTGTGGCTGAAGCGGCTCAAGGACGCCATGTACGCCATCTCGGACATGATTGATGACTTCGAGGCCGATACAGAACCAATCACTCAGCCGTCTCCACGGAAG TtctcattcaaaaaatatttggcAATTATGATCCCATGTCTCCTAGTTGGTCCCAAGATTACAATGGCCAACAAGATGGAGACGATGAGGGAGGATCTGGAGGTGATAACCGATCAACACAAGAAATTCAGATTATGGGAAGACACTAATGGTAATGAGCCAAAGGTTACCGATATACGGGAAACCACGTCAATCATGGAGACACAGGTTGTTGGGAGGACCAAGGCGGAAGAGGAAATATTGGCTTCTTTATCTGAGAACATGCAAAAGGAGATCACTATCCTTCCCATATGTGGAATTGGAGGCCTTGGAAAGTCAACCTTGGCAAAAATGGTTTACAATAATTCCATATTCAAAGAATACTCTCAGGTGTGGGTTTATGTGTCACAGATATTTGATTTGAAGAAGATTGGCAATTCTATAATATCACAACTATCAATGGAAGTGAAGGAGAGTGAGTACAGTACAATGCAGATGATACACAATTGTCTTCAAAAGCTCCTTGCTGACAAGAAGATTCTTATTGTTCTAGATGACCTCTGGGAGGGTGATAAATCTCAGCTGAAGAGTCTAATCGATATGCTGCAGATTGGGAAGGGCAGTAACGTGGTAGTCATAGTAACCACACGTGATGATGCCATTGCAGAAAATATCTGTACCATCCAACCATACAAATTAGAACCATTGACTGATGAAATGTGCTGGTCTATAATAAAGCAAAAGAGTGCATTTGAATCTAGAGATGACAGAGAACAATTAGAGGAGATAGGTAAGGTCATCGCAATGAAGTGTTGTGGTGTGGCTTTAGCAGCTATCTCTCTTGGACACATGATGCAATCTATGAAACCAAGTGAATGGGAATCA CTGTGCTTTGCTTACTGTGCAATATTTCCAAAAGGTCACAAGATAGCAAAAGATGATCTTATTCTCCAATGGATTTCTCTTGGGTTCTCCACGTGGGAGCTTGGTGAAATATACATTAGTCAACTTTTGGGACTCTCTTTCCTTGAACATTCCAAGTCACCATCG AATATCGAGCTATATGATGAAGATATTACATTGTTAACCATGCATGACTTAGTGCACGATTTAGCAAGGACAGCCATTGACAATGAAATTCTTGTCGTTAGCAAAGGTGATAATGCCCAGGGAAGCTGCTATCACTATGCATTACTCGATGATTGTAGCAAGCCATTGGTCCCGGAGTTATCCAAGATAAGGGCACTCCGTTTTATGAAGTGTGATAAAAGCATAGTTCATGATGCTGCATTTTCATCCGCTAATTCCCTGCGTGTCTTGGACTTAAGTGAGTGCATCATACACAAGTTGCCAGATTCTATTGGTGTACTGAAGCAGTTGAGGTATCTTAACGCTCCGGGAGTCCAACACACAACGATTCCAGATAGTATCACCAAGCTCTCAAAATTAATTTATCTAGACATTCATGGATCTCCTACAATTATGGAGCTACCGGAGTCAATTGGAGATACTGAAGGTCTGGTGTATCTTAATTTGTCGGGTTGTTCAGGACTTGTAAAACTGCCAGAATCATTCAGGAGGCTACAAAAATTGGTGCATTTGGATATGTCAAATTGCTCCTGTGTTGGAGGCATATCGGTACTCTTGGGGAACCTCACACAACTCCAGTATTTGAACTTATCTCACTGCCAAAAAATTGGAGAGATGCCAAAAGCTCTGGGCGCCCTATCCAAACTAGAGTATTTGAACTTATCATTCAGCTCATATCTTGAAAGTTGCCAAGAAGCAGAAGTTTTGAGCACCCTGAACAAACTTGAGTATCTGAACTTATCATCTTTAGAGAAGTGTGATCTTCGAAAGATCCCAGAAGCTTTGGGCACATTCATTCAACTCAAGTACTTAAGCTTGTCAGGTTGTGGGAGAATGTCAGAACTGCCGAGGTCATTTCAGAGTCTAAAAAATTTGGTTCATCTTGATCTATCAGGCTGTCGTAGTATTGATTGTCTAGATGAAGCTTTGGCTGGTCTGTCTAATCTGCAACATTTAAATTTACATGGTACAAGTATCATGTTGTTGCCAAAAAATGTGACCAAACTCAGGTATTTGAAT GTTGGCAGCAGTGCAATATCGTTACCACATTTTCGGGTGCAGCCTGGTGATGGCCACTCTAGCAGCAACCTCGTCCTGCTACAACACATAGATCCTGTGGTGCTCAAGTTGACTGGACTTGAAAATGTGAAGTCCGTAGAAGAGGCCCAGCGTATAAATTTGATGGGGAAGAAAAATCTTAAGTACTTGAAACTAGAGTGGACTCCGGATGCTGAGAGATTTGTGGATCACAAAATTTTGATGGAAAATCTGGTTCCACCGAGCACATTGATGAAGCTGGAGATATGTGGTTACAGCGGTGTCAGCTTTCCAGCCTGGCTAGCACTGGACCAACTGCCAAACCTAGTGCATCTGGATCTCACAGGCATGGTAAACCTGAAAGAGTGGACCACGTCACACTCCAGTGGTGAGGATCACGTGGTTAAACTGTTAGAAATTCATGATTGCCCCCTGTTAAGGATTAAACCGCTTCCACCTAAAGCTAAAAGGTGGAGGATATCAAACAGCGATAAAGTGTTATCATCATGGGAAGAGTGTAGTGGACCACACACCAATGCCACCTCCTCCTTTTCTCCTGTAACTACTGACCTGTCTGTTGAAAACAGCAAGGTACCTCTGCACCAGTGGAGCTTGCTTCAGCACTTCCCTGACCTCACTGATTTGCATATTAAAAGCTCAGTCGATCTGACCGGCTCACCAGAGGTCATCCAACATCTCTCCTCTCTGAAGACTCTAACACTAGAAGACGAATACTTGGAAGAGCTGCCAAAATGGCTGAACGAGAACAAGTGGCAACTCAAAAGGCTAAGTCTGTGGGGTTGCAGCAACATGGCATCACTGCCGCACTGGTTAGGAGAATTAACCTCCCTCGAACAACTTTTCCTGATTAAATGTCCTGTCTTGTGTTCTTTGCCAGAAAGCATACAACAACTCACCCATCTCAAGAAACTAACCATTAGTGGCTGCCCTGAATTAAATCACTTGGGTGAAAGGGTATGTCTCCTGCCCAGCTCTGTCGTGGATCTTCATATCTACTTATGTAAAGGTATCAAGTGTTTGCCTGAGGGCATGGAACAACTCACCAACCTCCAAAAACTAGAGATTGCTAATTGCCCTGACCTAAAGCAGTGGTGTGAATTAGAGGAGAACATGATGAAGCTGGCTCACATAAAAGAAAAG CTTATTTACTAG